Proteins found in one Leptidea sinapis chromosome 23, ilLepSina1.1, whole genome shotgun sequence genomic segment:
- the LOC126971353 gene encoding uncharacterized protein LOC126971353 isoform X2 codes for MDVTADNWMSQAMSNVDRYLNRGGESQGDKPQLLKGTQLLNTIGIAMGLPIRNPADWTHEEFVQAENGNLCFFVGTSLEAIQAIVDMIIYCCDGDSQNFITVLPVELYFQDKLYELPIFRVSRYKDSHRYYVDNAGRYYKSFGDWYSNNKLPPGLMLYPYRLVLSAKSNGRANCYYAKTPSDRADSKTARAVDTTTAVVGIGSSVGLLFASGGLAAPLVIAGVASAAWGTGRVSYQLVDRASHGEKINPFTDSQSRMLWLGVAANIASFGAMGATMRLSSMAARAKDISSTFRLVTNIANGTNLTLSTAAILNTTIHMILHKDELTKMDVLLHLASVAFWTKGVFSYKTSGTIIGDAQNQVFNQIYEKIPPEQRKELAQVREVVQNDVSLLRQYYSASQSNVSIQEFSNFLVEAMHYGDSLQSLSPEQIEAFASLRGYLRDDLNLISGLQRYSEEHNLNRQDTLNQILNMWRENISSRNVQQSDITLSAGTIIMGRAPPIDIQRMPELSAPMIRFVGQHLSQIDTSSTSQWSISRLLTLQGHGLFTLCPITGIAPTGHSVVILNNHLHISIYTLSTLPAADCQTIFRRIGELRNCNSSEDIPKDILNLCVRDNRWRFEVHRNEMVQWMNGCVNDPSLANLTRIVNSNLLPHEKDRLYTFKAECTLVKGDIYMNKMMQFVSAMEPRNISEIVAYSEFVMVHVEKTIPAVEKDLLEGRKTLPRGKKKSVWFREEASKEVFQDVDALKQKLEDLKTLVNNNNMVGVEIVEKGLSDDRLVQAIRSKQIKFGGKISAAYHIFKHATDPPSDYVNQANRTMRSPSSTYTISVGQEGDTRFISFSDENGNCFVLEKDGRVLLCSFRATGTS; via the exons atggaCGTAACTGCAGATAACTGGATGTCCCAAGCTATGAGTAATGTTGATAGATATCTTAATAGAGGTGGTGAAAGTCAGGGTGATAAACCTCAATTACTTAAGGGCACGCAGTTATTGAATACAATAGGAATAGCAATGGGTCTGCCCATTCGAAATCCAGCTGATTGGACGCATGAAGAATTTGTGCAAGCTGAAAATGGCAatctttgtttttttgttgGAACTTCTTTAGAAGCTATTCAAGCTATTGTCGATATGATTATATATTGTTGCGATGGAGATAGCCAGAACTTCATCACAGTTTTGCCCGTTGAGCTGTATTTCCAAGATAAACTATACGAATTGCCAATATTTAGAGTTTCACGCTATAAAGACTCGCATAGATATTATGTCGACAATGCAGGacgatattataaaagtttcgGTGACTGGTACAGTAACAACAAGCTGCCACCAGGATTGATGCTGTATCCATATCGATTGGTATTGTCAGCAAAATCAAATGGCCGTGCCAACTGTTACTATGCCAAAACTCCATCCGATAGAGCTGATTCAAAAACAGCAAGAGCAGTAGATACTACAACTGCTGTCGTAGGAATTGGTTCAAGTGTGGGATTACTGTTTGCTTCGGGCGGCTTAGCAGCTCCATTAGTAATAGCAGGTGTTGCTAGCGCCGCTTGGGGGACAGGCAGAGTCTCCTATCAGCTTGTGGATAGAGCATCACACGGAGAAAAAATAAATCCTTTTACGGATTCACAGTCACGAATGCTTTGGCTTGGCGTGGCTGCAAATATAGCAAGCTTTGGTGCAATGGGGGCAACAATGCGACTATCGTCAATGGCAGCGCGTGCTAAAGACATATCAAGCACGTTTAGACTAGTGACTAACATTGCGAACGGGACAAACCTTACGCTTAGTACAGCAGCAATCTTAAACACTACCATCCATATGATCCTTCATAAGGATGAATTGACTAAAATGGATGTACTTTTACATTTGGCATCGGTTGCGTTTTGGACCAAAGGGGtgttttcatataaaacatcAGGTACCATAATAGGGGACGCACAAAATCaagtttttaatcaaatatatgaGAAGATCCCACCAGAACAACGCAAAGAGTTAGCTCAAGTTCGAGAAGTCGTTCAAAATGACGTCAGCTTATTACGACAATATTACTCTGCATCTCAATCTAATGTATCAATACAAGAATTTTCAAACTTTTTGGTCGAAGCGATGCATTACGGTGACTCATTACAGTCCTTGAGCCCTGAACAAATAGAAGCATTTGCAAGCTTGCGCGGTTATTTAAGagatgatttaaatttaatttctggtTTGCAACGATATTCCGAAGAGCATAATCTGAATAGGCAAGACACGTTGAACCAAATACTAAATATGTGGAGAGAGAATATCAGTAGTAGAAATGTACAACAGAGTGATATAACACTGTCAGCTGGAACAataataatgggcagggctcCGCCGATTGACATTCAACGCATGCCTGAATTATCAGCACCCATGATTCGATTTGTCGGACAGCATTTGAGTCAAATTGATACTTCTTCAACAAGTCAGTGGTCGATTTCTCGCTTATTGACCCTACAGGGCCATGGCTTGTTTACTCTTTGTCCGATAACGGGTATCGCTCCGACGGGACATTCTgtagtaatattaaataatcatctACACATTAGCATCTATACACTGAGTACTTTACCGGCAGCGGATTGTCAGACTATTTTCCGAAGAATCGGAGAGTTGCGGAACTGTAATAGCAGTGAAGATATACCAaaggatattttaaatttgtgtgtACGAGATAATCGATGGCGCTTTGAGGTACACAGAAATGAAATGGTTCAGTGGATGAATGGATGTGTGAACGATCCATCCCTTGCAAATCTTACCAGAATTGTCAATAGCAACTTGCTGCCACATGAGAAAGATCGATTGTATACATTCAAAGCCGAGTGTACTTTGGTTAAAGgagatatatatatgaataaaatgatgCAATTCGTGTCCGCAATGGAACCCAGAAATATAAGTGAAATTGTGGCATACAGTGAGTTTGTCATGGTACATGTTGAAAAGACTATACCGGCGGTGGAAAAAGATTTACTTGAAGGTAGAAAGACTTTACCACGAGGCAAAAAGAAAAGCGTTTGGTTTA gagAGGAAGCTAGCAAAGAGGTATTCCAAGATGTCGATgctttaaaacaaaaacttgaaGATTTGAAGACGTTAGTTAACAACAATAATATGGTGGGAGTCGAAATTGTAGAGAAAGGCTTATCGGATGATCGATTAGTACAAGCTATACGCAGTAAACAGATTAAATTTGGTGGCAAAATATCAGCTGCTTACCACATTTTCAAGCACGCTACCGACCCGCCTTCTGATTATGTGAATCAGGCCAACAGAACGATGCGATCTCCTTCCAGCACGTATACTATCTCAGTCGGGCAGGAGGGTGACACTAGATTTATATCCTTTTCAGATGAAAATGGCAATTGCTTCGTTTTGGAGAAGGATGGACGCGTTTTGCTGTGTTCATTTAGAGCCACTGGgacaagttaa